Genomic window (Blattabacterium cuenoti):
ATGAAAAAGAAATAACAAACATTAGACTATAAATATGAATAAAAAAACCTTTCCACAAATTAAATTTGTGAATTGGATCCCAATTAATATATTCTAATGTTTTCATGATTATAAAATTTACTTAATTAATAGGATCATAACCCGATGCCCCCCAAGGATTACATTTTACAAATCTTTTTGCACTTATAAGAATAGCTTTAAAAAAATGGAATTTTTTTAATGATAAAATCATATAATTTGAACAAGTAGGTATATATCTACAATTATTTCCTATACATGGAGATATCCCTATTTGGTATAATCTGATAATTTTTATAAAAAAAATTCTTATAATTTTCATGTTGTATATATTTTATTGGTTTTTAATAAAATTTAAAGATGAACCAAATTTAAACCATTGAATTTGGTTTTCATTATAAGAATGATGAACTATTATTTCTTCTTTATATCCATTTTTATGAATTAATTCTATTTTAACATTTTTATTAGGACATATATTTTTTATATAAAAATGCAATATATCTTCTTCTTGAATTTTGTAATAGTCATCAGGATTTAAAAAAGTTAAAGCTAAAACTCCTTGTTTTTTCAGATTAGTTTCATGTATTCTGGAAAAAGATTTAACCATAACTATACGAACTCCTAAAAAACGAGGTTCCATAGCCGCATGCTCTCTTGAAGAACCTTCTCCATAATTATCCTCTCCTACAATCAAGGAGGGAATATTTTTCGACTTGTAAAATTTAGCAACATTATAAACTGTATTATAACTTCCTGTTATAATATTTTTTATTTTATTTTTTTCATGATTGAAAGTATTTATAGCCCCCATTAATAAATTTTCAGAAATTTTTTCAAGATGTCCTCTATATTTTAACCAGGGCCCAGCCATTGAAATATGATCCGTTGTACATTTTCCTTCAATTTTAATTAAAAGTCTAACATTTAAAAAATTATTTCCATCCCATGCTAAAAAAGGGGATAAAGGCTGTAACCTACTAGAATTTTTTTTTATGATCACAGATAAATTTTTTCTTTTTTCTTTTTTTGAAAAATTTTCATATCCTAATTCTTTTATATTAAAATTTTTTGTAGGAATTTCCATTGATTTAGGTTCTTCAAATTTTACATCCTCCCCTATTTCATTTTTCAATGTATCTTTTCTAGGATCAAATGTTAAATCACCAGAAAAAATTAAGGCAGTGACAATTTCTGGAGAAGCTATAAAAGCATGTGTTTTTGGATTTCCATCATTACGAGATGAAAAATTTCGATTAAAGGTATGGATGATTGTATTTTTTACGTTTTTTTTATTTTCATTTCTAATCCATTGTCCAATACAAGGACCACAAGCATTAGAAAAAATTTTAGCTCCAATATCTTTAAAACTAGATAAAAATCCTTTTTCATACATAAGAGAAAAAACTTTTTTTGAGCCTGGTGATATCATATATTCTGAATGAATTTTCAATTTTTTCTTTTTTGCTTGTTGAATTATTGATATTGCCTTTGATAAATCTTCATAAGAAGAATTTGTGCAAGACCCAATTAATCCTACCTCAATTTTAGTTGGCCAATTATTTTTAGCTGCTTCTTTCTTCATTTTAGAAATAGGAGTAGCTTTTTCTGGAGTAAAAGGACCATTAATATGTGGTTCTAAAACATTTAAATCTATTTTGATAACTTTATCATAGTAATTATATGGTTTTTTATATATTTCTGGATCCGCTTTCAAAAAATCTTTTATTTTTTCAGACATGATAGATACCTCATTTCTTCCATTTTTATTCAAAAAATCTTTCATGTTATCATCATAAGGAAATAAGGATGCTGTAGCACCTATTTCTGCTCCCATATTACATATAGTAGCTTTTCCAACACAAGAAATACTCTCAATTCCATCTCCAAAATATTCAATAATATGATTTGTTGCTCCTGAAACTCCAATTATACCAGACAATTTTAATATCACATCCTTAGGAGAAGTCCACCCATTAATTTTCCCTATTAAATTTACTCCAATGATTTTAGGAAATTTCAATTCTAAAAATGATCCTGACATAACTTCAGCAGCTTCAGATCCTCCAATTCCTACTCCTAACATCCCTAATCCTCCAGCATTAGGAGTATGAGAATCTGTTCCGATAATAAAACCTCCAGGAAA
Coding sequences:
- a CDS encoding aconitate hydratase, with the translated sequence MIFDLDMIRDFYTNFLYRIDKIRNVINHPMTYSEKILYSHLWSKIKERQAYNFDIQKFRDSCYINFIPDRIVMQDATAQMTLLQFMQTKKYKTVVPTSVHCDHLISAKDGSYLDLKNAIERNEEVYNFLRSASHKYGIDFWGPGSGIIHQVILENYAFPGGFIIGTDSHTPNAGGLGMLGVGIGGSEAAEVMSGSFLELKFPKIIGVNLIGKINGWTSPKDVILKLSGIIGVSGATNHIIEYFGDGIESISCVGKATICNMGAEIGATASLFPYDDNMKDFLNKNGRNEVSIMSEKIKDFLKADPEIYKKPYNYYDKVIKIDLNVLEPHINGPFTPEKATPISKMKKEAAKNNWPTKIEVGLIGSCTNSSYEDLSKAISIIQQAKKKKLKIHSEYMISPGSKKVFSLMYEKGFLSSFKDIGAKIFSNACGPCIGQWIRNENKKNVKNTIIHTFNRNFSSRNDGNPKTHAFIASPEIVTALIFSGDLTFDPRKDTLKNEIGEDVKFEEPKSMEIPTKNFNIKELGYENFSKKEKRKNLSVIIKKNSSRLQPLSPFLAWDGNNFLNVRLLIKIEGKCTTDHISMAGPWLKYRGHLEKISENLLMGAINTFNHEKNKIKNIITGSYNTVYNVAKFYKSKNIPSLIVGEDNYGEGSSREHAAMEPRFLGVRIVMVKSFSRIHETNLKKQGVLALTFLNPDDYYKIQEEDILHFYIKNICPNKNVKIELIHKNGYKEEIIVHHSYNENQIQWFKFGSSLNFIKNQ
- the yidD gene encoding membrane protein insertion efficiency factor YidD, giving the protein MKIIRIFFIKIIRLYQIGISPCIGNNCRYIPTCSNYMILSLKKFHFFKAILISAKRFVKCNPWGASGYDPIN